A part of Dehalococcoidia bacterium genomic DNA contains:
- a CDS encoding hydroxymethylbilane synthase produces GVLRLGMGDRITQYLPPEVCLPEAGQGALAAQVRADDAGTSRLAAVIDDAPTRQAVTAERAAVTALGGGCTVPIAALAIIRGAELELHGLVASADGKRLVRAKVMGKADAAEQAGKDLALKLLAMGANEILNGT; encoded by the coding sequence CGGGCGTCCTGCGCCTGGGCATGGGCGACCGCATCACCCAGTACCTGCCGCCGGAGGTCTGCCTGCCAGAGGCGGGCCAGGGCGCGCTCGCGGCGCAGGTGCGCGCGGACGACGCCGGAACGTCGCGTCTGGCCGCGGTCATTGACGACGCTCCCACCCGTCAGGCGGTGACGGCGGAGCGAGCCGCCGTGACGGCGCTCGGCGGCGGCTGCACGGTTCCGATAGCCGCGCTGGCGATTATCCGGGGCGCGGAGTTGGAGCTGCATGGACTTGTCGCCAGCGCCGACGGCAAGCGTCTGGTGCGCGCAAAGGTGATGGGCAAGGCGGACGCGGCGGAGCAGGCGGGCAAAGACCTGGCGCTCAAGCTGCTGGCGATGGGCGCGAACGAAATCCTGAACGGGACGTGA
- the cobA gene encoding uroporphyrinogen-III C-methyltransferase codes for MTGTTRNGKVYLVGAGPGDPGLLTLKGAECLRRADVVVYDRLVDPRLLALARPDAELLYAGKVPGCKPGPEPGPGTWGGEPAPGEGRLDQDAITRLLLQRAQAGNVVVRLKGGDPFVFGRGGEEGGALRSAGIPFEVVPGITSAIAVPAYAGIPVTHRAVAASFAVVTGHEDPTKAESQVAWARLAQAVDTIVILMGVQELPRIVELLLSGGRSADTPAAVIEQGTLPVQRTVTGTLADIVAKARAADIRPPAITVVGDVVRQRDHLRWFDNRPLFGKRVLVTRARTQASALVELLAAEGAEPVELPAIGIEPAQDTAALDRAAASVGDYQWVVFTSANGADALFARLHAQGRDARAFGAAKVCAIGPATADALARHGVRADLVPPEFVSDAVVAALAKAGVAGAKVLLPRADIAGDALVRGLSDLGARVTQVAAYRTVAPEESAATARRVLSDGPIDVATFTSSSTVKNLLALLGNDLTPLRGAVVACIGPVTARTAREAGLTVDVEAKEHTVPGLVTALVEHFDGKS; via the coding sequence GTGACAGGCACGACGCGCAACGGCAAGGTCTATCTGGTGGGCGCAGGCCCCGGCGATCCCGGCCTGCTCACGCTCAAGGGCGCCGAGTGCCTGCGACGCGCGGATGTCGTCGTGTACGACCGCCTTGTTGACCCGCGACTGCTGGCGCTGGCGCGGCCCGACGCCGAGCTGCTGTACGCGGGCAAGGTGCCCGGGTGCAAGCCTGGCCCGGAGCCCGGCCCCGGCACGTGGGGCGGCGAGCCCGCGCCCGGCGAGGGGCGGCTGGACCAGGACGCCATCACCCGCCTCCTGCTGCAACGGGCGCAGGCGGGCAACGTGGTGGTGCGCCTGAAGGGCGGCGATCCCTTTGTCTTCGGACGCGGCGGCGAGGAGGGCGGAGCGCTCCGCAGCGCGGGTATCCCCTTCGAGGTCGTGCCGGGTATCACCTCGGCCATCGCCGTTCCGGCGTACGCGGGCATCCCGGTCACGCACCGCGCCGTGGCTGCGTCGTTCGCGGTGGTCACGGGGCACGAAGACCCCACGAAGGCCGAGTCGCAGGTGGCCTGGGCGCGTCTGGCGCAGGCGGTGGACACCATCGTCATCCTCATGGGCGTGCAGGAGTTGCCGCGCATCGTGGAGTTGCTGCTGAGCGGCGGGCGAAGCGCGGACACACCGGCGGCGGTCATCGAGCAGGGCACCCTGCCCGTTCAGCGCACGGTGACGGGCACGCTGGCCGACATCGTGGCGAAGGCGAGAGCGGCGGACATCCGTCCCCCGGCCATCACGGTCGTCGGCGACGTGGTGCGCCAGCGCGACCACCTGCGCTGGTTCGACAACCGGCCCCTGTTCGGCAAGCGCGTGCTGGTGACGCGCGCCCGGACGCAGGCCAGCGCGCTGGTGGAGCTTCTGGCGGCGGAGGGCGCGGAGCCGGTGGAGCTGCCCGCCATCGGCATTGAGCCTGCTCAGGACACGGCGGCGCTGGACAGGGCCGCAGCCTCCGTCGGCGACTACCAGTGGGTCGTGTTCACCAGCGCCAACGGCGCGGACGCCTTGTTCGCGCGGCTGCACGCCCAGGGCAGAGATGCGCGGGCCTTCGGCGCGGCGAAGGTGTGCGCCATCGGCCCGGCCACGGCGGACGCGCTCGCCCGCCATGGCGTCCGCGCCGACCTCGTGCCGCCGGAGTTCGTCAGCGACGCGGTGGTCGCCGCCCTCGCGAAGGCGGGCGTCGCGGGCGCGAAGGTGCTGCTGCCGCGCGCCGACATCGCGGGGGACGCGCTGGTGCGTGGGCTGAGCGACCTGGGCGCGCGCGTGACGCAGGTCGCGGCCTACCGCACAGTCGCGCCGGAGGAATCTGCGGCGACGGCGCGGCGCGTGCTGTCGGACGGCCCGATTGACGTGGCGACCTTCACAAGCTCGTCCACGGTCAAGAACCTGCTGGCCCTCCTGGGCAATGACCTGACGCCACTGCGCGGAGCGGTGGTCGCGTGCATCGGGCCGGTCACCGCCCGCACAGCGCGGGAGGCGGGCCTGACGGTGGACGTCGAGGCGAAAGAGCACACGGTTCCGGGGCTGGTCACGGCCCTGGTGGAGCACTTCGATGGAAAAAGCTAA
- the hemB gene encoding porphobilinogen synthase encodes MEKAKGAKTGYPYTRMRRLRRTDALRRMVRETTLRVDDFVYPLFAAHGKGVRQEIEPLPDCYHLSVDMLAREAEEIARLGIPAVLLFGLPASKDAVGSEAYASKGIVQEAVRAIKRATPDLVVITDVCLCEYTDHGHCGVVRDGEVDNDASLDLIARTALSHAEAGADMVAPSDMMDGRVRAIRRTLDEHGFAQTPVMSYAAKYASAFYGPFRIAAESTPQFGDRRGYQMDPPNAREALREMALDLEEGADILMVKPALAYLDVIARARDRFDAPIAAYNVSGEYAMIKAAARNGWLDERRATLEALTGIKRAGADIIISYHAKQVARWMKEGE; translated from the coding sequence ATGGAAAAAGCTAAAGGCGCAAAGACCGGGTACCCCTACACGCGGATGCGCCGACTGCGGCGCACGGACGCGCTCCGGCGGATGGTGCGCGAGACGACGCTGCGCGTGGACGACTTCGTGTACCCGCTGTTCGCGGCGCACGGCAAGGGCGTCCGGCAGGAGATAGAGCCGCTGCCCGACTGCTACCACCTCTCGGTGGACATGCTGGCGCGGGAGGCGGAGGAGATCGCCCGACTGGGCATCCCCGCGGTGCTGCTGTTCGGCCTGCCCGCGTCCAAGGACGCCGTCGGGTCGGAGGCCTACGCGTCGAAAGGCATCGTGCAGGAGGCGGTGCGCGCCATCAAGCGGGCCACGCCCGATCTTGTGGTCATCACGGACGTCTGCCTCTGCGAGTACACCGACCACGGCCATTGCGGCGTGGTGCGCGACGGCGAGGTGGACAACGACGCCTCGCTCGACCTGATCGCGCGCACGGCGCTCTCGCACGCGGAGGCCGGCGCCGACATGGTCGCCCCGTCCGACATGATGGACGGGCGCGTCCGCGCGATACGCAGGACGCTGGACGAGCACGGGTTCGCGCAGACACCCGTTATGTCATATGCTGCCAAGTACGCCTCCGCCTTCTACGGCCCCTTCCGGATCGCCGCCGAGTCCACGCCGCAGTTCGGCGACCGCCGGGGCTACCAGATGGACCCGCCCAACGCGCGCGAGGCGCTGCGGGAGATGGCTCTGGACCTGGAGGAGGGTGCCGACATTCTGATGGTGAAGCCCGCACTGGCCTACCTGGACGTCATTGCGCGCGCCCGCGACCGCTTCGACGCGCCCATCGCCGCGTACAACGTCAGCGGCGAGTACGCCATGATCAAGGCGGCGGCCCGCAACGGCTGGCTGGACGAGCGCCGCGCGACGCTGGAGGCGCTGACGGGCATCAAGCGGGCGGGCGCGGACATCATCATCAGCTACCACGCCAAGCAGGTGGCGCGTTGGATGAAGGAAGGGGAGTGA
- a CDS encoding YHS domain-containing protein, translating to MRMAAIDPVCKMTVDEKKAAANWAYKGVAYYFCAPGCKKAFEKDPEKFLKGAGGHH from the coding sequence ATGCGCATGGCGGCCATTGATCCGGTCTGCAAGATGACGGTGGACGAGAAGAAGGCGGCGGCCAACTGGGCGTACAAGGGCGTCGCGTACTATTTCTGCGCGCCCGGGTGCAAGAAGGCGTTCGAGAAGGACCCGGAGAAGTTTCTGAAGGGGGCAGGCGGCCACCATTAG
- a CDS encoding TatD family hydrolase, with protein MPFALGLVDAHTHLPRGLTLDYLIKLMDQANVAKMVLMTVYYDASNPKGQGISDENLVLEFYKARPDRIIPFLGMQRPELLDPARWSRPDERAESLLRSAESQLRTGLFRGMGEFILGHYPYSFAIGSEAGAIKIPADTPLMKRFLDLASKYYVPVVLHYEIDAESLPALKRMLDYGRQTTVILAHNCGRPDPDTLKALLDEHPKLFCDLGGMTEFGAYGKSSPPPQGLSWLVKNPIEDGRGRLRPAWKALLEQYADRFIGIGTDQAHPEAWADPAAYQRVIARFRSLLGDLSPGAAEKIGYQNAQKVLAPVPLVDAHEHVTPGLAPETIISLMDQAGVQKTVLFANQIPPIWPIGEEDRLVLAVYEKYPGRIIPFLTTVRWGQSLRDRAFLEYTDRQLAGGKFRGLGEFMVRHYTVPEGSAAAPDITVPMDSTWMQDMMCLGAKYNVPLVIHMETTPETVAALERALQRYPNTKVIWAHQNPVKTSGGSTAAHARKADPQQIAALLDKYPHLFADISVGYELGFRTDNDRQLPENWRGLYEKYNDRFVIGLDRASKETFEQGYVYWAFWMRGWLAQLSEGAGRKIASENIERILAARPSSEQTCQFLTK; from the coding sequence GTGCCTTTTGCTCTCGGGCTTGTCGACGCTCACACCCACCTGCCCAGGGGCCTGACTCTGGACTACCTGATCAAGCTCATGGACCAGGCCAATGTGGCAAAGATGGTCTTGATGACGGTCTACTACGACGCCAGCAACCCCAAGGGCCAAGGGATATCCGATGAGAACCTTGTGCTGGAGTTTTACAAAGCCCGTCCGGACAGGATCATTCCGTTCTTGGGGATGCAGCGCCCCGAGCTGCTGGACCCCGCCCGCTGGTCCCGGCCCGACGAGCGAGCGGAGAGCCTGCTGCGCTCCGCTGAGTCCCAGTTGAGGACTGGCCTGTTCAGGGGCATGGGAGAGTTCATCCTGGGGCATTATCCGTACTCCTTCGCCATAGGCTCCGAGGCCGGGGCCATCAAGATCCCCGCCGACACCCCGCTGATGAAAAGGTTCCTGGACCTGGCGTCCAAGTACTATGTGCCCGTGGTGTTGCACTATGAGATCGACGCTGAGTCGCTCCCTGCCCTCAAGAGGATGCTGGACTACGGCCGTCAGACCACCGTCATTCTCGCCCACAACTGTGGCCGGCCAGACCCCGACACCCTGAAGGCGCTGCTGGACGAGCACCCAAAGCTCTTCTGCGATCTGGGCGGGATGACCGAGTTTGGCGCCTATGGGAAATCGTCGCCTCCTCCGCAGGGGCTCTCCTGGCTTGTGAAGAATCCCATCGAGGACGGCAGGGGCCGCCTGCGCCCCGCGTGGAAGGCGCTCCTGGAGCAGTACGCGGACCGGTTTATTGGTATCGGCACCGACCAAGCACACCCTGAGGCCTGGGCCGACCCGGCGGCGTACCAGCGCGTCATCGCCCGTTTCAGGAGCTTGCTGGGGGACCTGTCGCCTGGCGCCGCTGAGAAGATCGGCTATCAGAACGCACAAAAGGTGTTGGCGCCGGTGCCCCTGGTTGATGCCCATGAACACGTAACGCCGGGGCTCGCCCCTGAGACTATCATCTCCCTTATGGACCAGGCCGGAGTCCAGAAGACCGTCCTGTTTGCCAACCAGATTCCGCCTATCTGGCCTATAGGTGAAGAGGACAGGCTGGTCCTTGCGGTCTACGAAAAGTATCCGGGCCGCATTATCCCCTTCCTCACCACGGTGCGCTGGGGGCAGTCCCTGCGTGACCGGGCCTTTCTGGAGTACACGGACCGGCAGCTTGCCGGCGGCAAGTTCCGCGGGTTGGGCGAGTTCATGGTCAGACACTACACCGTGCCGGAGGGGTCTGCCGCGGCTCCAGACATCACTGTGCCCATGGACTCCACCTGGATGCAGGACATGATGTGCCTGGGGGCCAAGTACAACGTCCCACTGGTGATTCATATGGAGACCACGCCGGAGACGGTTGCCGCCCTGGAGCGCGCCCTTCAGCGGTACCCGAACACCAAGGTCATCTGGGCCCACCAGAACCCGGTCAAAACGTCCGGAGGCTCCACCGCCGCTCATGCCAGGAAAGCGGACCCGCAACAGATAGCGGCCCTGCTCGACAAGTATCCCCATCTCTTTGCTGACATTTCCGTGGGATACGAGCTGGGGTTTCGGACTGATAATGACCGACAGCTTCCGGAGAACTGGAGGGGCCTATACGAGAAATACAATGACCGATTCGTCATTGGACTTGATCGGGCCTCTAAGGAGACGTTTGAACAGGGGTACGTCTACTGGGCCTTCTGGATGCGGGGCTGGCTGGCGCAACTGAGCGAGGGTGCGGGCCGCAAGATCGCCTCCGAGAACATCGAGCGCATCCTGGCGGCCAGACCGTCATCAGAGCAGACGTGTCAATTCTTGACAAAGTAA
- the sbcD gene encoding exonuclease subunit SbcD yields the protein MLRLLHFSDLHIGVENYGRTDPQTGLNTRLADFLAAYDELVDYAIANGVHLVLFAGDAYKGRDPSQTHQREFARRVLRLTQAGIPVFLCVGNHDMPHAPSRASALEIFGVLGVPGVTVGDTLATHRVETKAGPVQVVALPWVRRSALLTHESARGLTYDQLNDRINDILTRQIAARAEALDPALPAVLVGHVTLSSATFGSERGMMLGSDYRLLPSAVARPEFDYVALGHIHRRQRLGQSPPAVYSGSLARVDFSEAAEDAKGFMLIDLDPSKPRGERIADLRFQPVAHDRRMVTVEVEVGPQDDPTAKVVAAIRKAPVEGAIVKVIVRLAAEQAALLDDRAVYTALEPAHYVAAYIRDVRRESRVRLGGQIAESLAPMEALRLYLDAKKKTPAEAERLLGYARGLLAEDSAEAEGEDAMRSP from the coding sequence ATGCTTCGCCTTCTGCACTTCTCTGACCTCCACATTGGCGTGGAGAACTACGGCCGGACTGACCCCCAGACCGGCCTCAATACCCGCTTGGCCGACTTCCTCGCCGCGTACGACGAGCTGGTGGACTACGCCATCGCGAACGGCGTCCACCTCGTGCTGTTCGCGGGCGACGCCTACAAGGGGCGGGACCCGTCGCAGACGCACCAGCGCGAGTTCGCCCGCCGCGTCCTGCGCCTCACGCAGGCGGGCATCCCCGTGTTCCTGTGCGTCGGCAACCACGACATGCCGCACGCGCCGTCGCGGGCCAGCGCGCTGGAGATATTCGGCGTGCTGGGCGTCCCCGGCGTCACCGTCGGCGACACGCTGGCGACGCACCGCGTGGAGACGAAGGCCGGGCCGGTGCAGGTCGTCGCGCTGCCGTGGGTGCGGCGCAGCGCCCTGCTGACTCATGAGTCGGCGCGGGGCCTCACCTACGACCAGCTCAACGACCGCATCAACGACATCCTGACGCGCCAGATCGCCGCGCGGGCGGAGGCGCTTGACCCCGCGCTGCCCGCCGTGCTGGTGGGCCACGTCACGCTGTCGTCCGCCACATTCGGCTCGGAGCGCGGCATGATGCTCGGCAGCGACTACCGGCTGCTGCCCAGCGCCGTCGCGAGGCCGGAGTTCGACTACGTGGCGCTGGGGCACATCCACAGGCGGCAGCGGCTCGGCCAGAGCCCGCCCGCCGTGTACAGCGGCAGTCTGGCCCGCGTGGACTTCTCCGAGGCCGCGGAGGACGCCAAGGGCTTCATGCTCATTGACCTCGACCCGTCGAAGCCGCGCGGCGAACGCATCGCCGACCTGCGCTTCCAGCCCGTCGCGCACGACCGCCGCATGGTGACCGTCGAGGTGGAGGTCGGGCCGCAGGACGACCCGACGGCGAAGGTGGTGGCGGCGATACGCAAGGCGCCCGTCGAGGGGGCCATCGTGAAGGTCATCGTCCGGCTTGCCGCCGAGCAGGCCGCGCTGCTCGACGACCGGGCCGTCTACACGGCCTTGGAGCCTGCCCACTACGTCGCGGCGTACATCCGCGACGTGCGGCGGGAGAGTCGCGTGCGCCTGGGCGGGCAGATCGCGGAGTCGCTCGCGCCGATGGAGGCGCTGCGGCTGTACCTGGACGCGAAGAAGAAGACGCCCGCGGAGGCCGAGCGACTGCTGGGGTACGCGCGCGGGCTGCTGGCGGAGGACAGCGCGGAGGCGGAAGGCGAGGACGCGATGCGCTCGCCATGA
- a CDS encoding YgiT-type zinc finger protein translates to MKCDLCEGQYLDKAVVRSYKRRGKTIIVEAVPALVCDRCGDTLIREETVAALDALLSKDAKPRKYAPVYRFRAKVA, encoded by the coding sequence ATGAAGTGCGACCTTTGTGAAGGTCAGTATCTGGATAAGGCCGTGGTCAGAAGCTACAAAAGGCGTGGCAAGACCATCATCGTCGAGGCCGTGCCCGCCCTTGTCTGCGACCGCTGCGGCGACACGCTTATCCGTGAGGAGACCGTCGCCGCCCTCGACGCGCTGCTAAGCAAGGATGCGAAGCCGCGGAAGTACGCTCCGGTCTACCGCTTCCGTGCCAAGGTCGCCTGA
- a CDS encoding type II toxin-antitoxin system VapC family toxin, with product MSFIYFDTSALVKRYVEEKGTEVVDELFDARRATEFLAISVLTAVELKSALRRLVKGGKIRETQYKDLISAFSKDIPSLSLILPVDNTLLEEAAATLEAHALRAGDAIHFASILRVKQIAENTEQPLIVVTSDFELGHACQESGLAVLDPEEDKAAERLRGMMKR from the coding sequence ATGTCCTTTATCTACTTCGATACCTCCGCCCTGGTGAAAAGATATGTAGAAGAGAAAGGCACGGAGGTAGTCGACGAGCTTTTCGATGCCAGGCGCGCTACCGAATTCCTCGCGATTTCCGTTCTCACAGCCGTCGAGCTAAAGTCCGCCCTCAGAAGACTCGTGAAGGGCGGTAAGATACGGGAGACCCAATACAAGGACCTGATATCTGCGTTCTCGAAGGACATCCCTTCCCTGTCATTAATACTCCCGGTGGACAACACGCTGTTGGAAGAAGCCGCGGCGACGCTGGAAGCCCACGCGCTCAGGGCTGGTGACGCCATCCATTTTGCTTCGATATTGCGCGTGAAACAAATCGCGGAGAATACGGAGCAGCCGCTGATCGTTGTCACCAGCGACTTTGAACTGGGGCATGCGTGCCAGGAAAGCGGCCTCGCAGTACTGGATCCCGAGGAAGACAAGGCGGCAGAGCGGCTGCGAGGTATGATGAAAAGATGA